A DNA window from Bradyrhizobium barranii subsp. barranii contains the following coding sequences:
- a CDS encoding IS256 family transposase codes for MTETTNVLAFRQPSAVDDPLTDIVRAGARDLLARAIEIEVGAFLASTANLTLPDGRARLVRHGHGPVREIATGIGPVEVARPKVRDRGASGPGDRLRFSSAILPLWARRTKSLDALIPVLYLRGISTGDFQEALSALLGKDAPNLSPSVIAGLKADWQVEYERWQRRDLSARRYVYIWADGVYLQARMEDHSECMLVLIGTTPEGKKELIGFQVGVRESAQSWRELLIDLRQRGLRIAPQLAIGDGALGFWKALDEAFPGTRHQRCWCHKVSNVLDKVAKSVQGPMKNDLRNIYLAPHRAEAETAIDVFVEKYHVKYGRAVECLIKDRHALLAFFDFPAEHWIHLRSSNPIESVFATVRHRTVRTKGSLSQQTAKLMVFKLIDAASKTWRRLKSTNQLPKVIAGVKFIDGIEVIPNTESHAA; via the coding sequence ATGACCGAGACTACCAATGTTCTTGCTTTCCGTCAGCCGTCCGCGGTTGATGATCCACTGACCGATATCGTTCGTGCCGGCGCGCGGGACCTGCTTGCCAGGGCGATCGAGATCGAGGTTGGCGCGTTTCTGGCCAGCACGGCCAATCTGACGCTGCCCGACGGTCGAGCGCGCCTGGTCCGACATGGGCACGGTCCGGTGCGCGAGATTGCGACCGGCATCGGTCCGGTGGAGGTCGCTCGTCCCAAGGTCCGCGACCGCGGAGCGAGCGGGCCAGGCGACCGCCTCCGCTTCAGTTCGGCAATCCTGCCGCTATGGGCGCGGCGGACGAAGAGCCTGGATGCCTTGATCCCGGTCCTCTATTTGCGCGGCATCTCGACCGGCGACTTCCAGGAGGCGCTCTCGGCGCTGCTCGGCAAGGATGCGCCGAACCTGTCGCCTTCGGTGATCGCCGGCCTGAAGGCCGATTGGCAGGTCGAGTACGAACGCTGGCAGAGACGCGATCTGTCGGCGCGTCGCTATGTCTACATCTGGGCCGATGGCGTGTACCTGCAGGCCCGCATGGAAGATCACAGCGAATGCATGCTGGTGCTGATTGGCACCACGCCGGAAGGCAAGAAGGAGCTGATCGGCTTCCAGGTCGGCGTGCGCGAGAGCGCGCAGAGCTGGCGCGAACTCCTGATCGACCTGCGGCAACGCGGGTTACGGATTGCCCCGCAACTCGCCATCGGCGACGGCGCCCTCGGCTTCTGGAAGGCACTGGACGAGGCCTTTCCCGGCACGCGGCACCAACGATGCTGGTGCCATAAAGTGAGCAACGTACTCGACAAGGTCGCCAAATCCGTGCAGGGCCCCATGAAGAACGACCTGCGGAACATCTATCTGGCCCCACACCGGGCCGAAGCTGAAACCGCGATCGACGTCTTCGTCGAGAAATACCACGTCAAATACGGACGTGCGGTGGAGTGCCTGATCAAGGATCGCCATGCGCTGCTCGCCTTCTTCGACTTCCCTGCTGAGCACTGGATCCACCTACGCAGCTCGAACCCGATCGAGAGCGTCTTCGCCACGGTGCGCCACCGAACGGTGCGGACCAAGGGATCGCTGTCGCAACAAACTGCGAAGCTGATGGTGTTCAAGCTCATCGACGCCGCATCGAAGACCTGGCGGCGATTGAAGAGCACGAACCAGTTGCCGAAAGTCATCGCCGGTGTAAAGTTCATCGACGGAATCGAAGTCATTCCGAACACTGAAAGCCACGCCGCCTGA
- a CDS encoding helix-turn-helix domain-containing protein: protein MLINANAAACQPIDGHLAALAGGRVACSEFKYRRGIEIFGEGEDAEYVYQITSGAVRTYKMLPDGRRQINAFHLQGDMFGFENGITHRFSADALVETHVRIIKRGSILNAMQSRVVSTKTLICYVTQNLQHAEDHMLLLGRKTALERVAAFLLEMDERLNHPPMIVLPMNRRDIADYLGITLETVSRAFSVLRDEALLRFDGNTQRRLELLDRQVLAKFDA, encoded by the coding sequence ATGCTAATAAATGCGAACGCAGCCGCCTGTCAGCCTATCGACGGGCACCTCGCCGCTCTCGCTGGCGGACGCGTCGCCTGCAGCGAGTTCAAGTATCGCAGAGGCATCGAGATTTTTGGTGAAGGTGAGGACGCAGAATACGTCTACCAAATTACTTCGGGGGCGGTACGGACGTATAAGATGCTCCCAGATGGTCGCCGCCAGATTAATGCGTTTCACCTACAGGGTGACATGTTCGGATTTGAGAATGGAATCACGCACCGGTTTAGCGCTGACGCTCTCGTCGAAACTCACGTTCGCATCATAAAGCGAGGCAGCATCCTCAATGCGATGCAAAGTCGAGTGGTCAGCACAAAGACCCTCATTTGCTACGTTACGCAAAATCTCCAGCACGCTGAAGATCACATGCTTCTCTTGGGGCGAAAGACTGCCCTCGAGAGAGTTGCCGCATTTCTTCTTGAAATGGATGAACGGCTAAACCATCCCCCGATGATCGTCCTACCAATGAACCGCCGCGACATCGCCGACTATCTTGGAATTACGTTGGAAACTGTCTCCAGAGCTTTCTCCGTGCTTCGAGACGAAGCATTACTACGTTTTGACGGAAACACTCAGCGTCGGCTCGAATTGCTAGACCGTCAGGTCCTCGCGAAGTTCGACGCGTGA
- a CDS encoding SphA family protein, with protein MRSNKPESRVINYAAVAALVLCADVSHADQGGSSFWFPGQFASLVAMQQTPGWALSVIDYHSGVAAAGGAAAAKEILAGKIPANVNVNLNLSLSGRADLVALAPSYTFATAVLGGQLVVGMSGQYGRAATSIAGTLTAIAGPIVVTRTGMLEGSLTSYGDLAPFAQLLWSHGVDNYMAYVTGNVPVGDYDPTRIPNIGLGHGAIDIGGAYTYFDPAAGNEISGVAGLTYNFRNPDTLYRSGIDFHFDWGASHYLTKQLFVGIVGYAYQQITDDSGQNPILGGFRSRVFGVGPQIGYSFPVAGMQGSLSLRGYGEFGAANRPSGWNTWLTFTISPSAPAAIAPTKHPVVK; from the coding sequence ATGAGATCAAACAAACCGGAAAGCCGCGTCATCAATTATGCGGCGGTTGCTGCTCTCGTGCTTTGCGCTGATGTTTCGCATGCCGACCAGGGCGGTAGCTCATTCTGGTTTCCGGGTCAGTTTGCGAGCCTCGTGGCCATGCAGCAGACACCGGGCTGGGCGCTCAGTGTCATCGATTACCATTCCGGCGTCGCCGCCGCGGGGGGCGCTGCTGCGGCCAAAGAGATCCTGGCCGGCAAAATCCCCGCGAATGTCAACGTTAATCTGAATCTGAGTCTGAGCGGGCGGGCCGATCTGGTCGCCCTTGCGCCATCGTATACTTTCGCGACGGCAGTGCTTGGCGGTCAGTTGGTCGTGGGCATGTCCGGCCAGTACGGCAGAGCCGCCACCAGTATCGCCGGGACACTGACAGCGATAGCCGGACCGATTGTGGTGACGCGCACCGGAATGCTCGAAGGCTCGCTTACCTCCTACGGCGACCTCGCGCCATTCGCGCAACTGCTATGGAGCCACGGCGTCGACAATTACATGGCTTACGTCACGGGCAATGTTCCCGTCGGCGACTATGATCCGACGCGGATTCCCAATATCGGGCTCGGGCACGGTGCGATCGACATTGGAGGCGCCTATACCTATTTCGACCCGGCGGCAGGAAACGAAATCTCGGGCGTCGCCGGCCTTACCTACAATTTCAGGAATCCCGACACCCTGTACCGGAGCGGCATCGATTTCCACTTCGACTGGGGCGCATCTCACTACCTCACCAAGCAGCTTTTCGTCGGCATTGTCGGATATGCCTACCAGCAAATCACCGACGACTCAGGCCAGAACCCGATCCTCGGTGGCTTCAGGTCACGCGTTTTCGGTGTCGGTCCGCAAATCGGGTACAGCTTCCCGGTCGCAGGCATGCAGGGCTCCCTTAGCCTGAGGGGATACGGCGAGTTCGGTGCAGCCAACCGTCCGTCAGGATGGAATACCTGGCTGACGTTCACCATTTCCCCGTCCGCGCCTGCCGCCATAGCGCCCACGAAGCATCCGGTTGTGAAATAG
- a CDS encoding outer membrane protein, with protein sequence MKKLLIAAAGMMAVALSAPASAADLAARPYTKAPPPVVAPIYDWTGFYIGANGGWGQSHGCVDFVTPAGTVAGGCADRSGGLAGGQIGYRWQTNQFVLGLEAQGDWAEIKNTRVSLIDPSISTTGKIDAIGLLTAQLGWAWNASLFYVKGGAAVTRNRFDIFNNITGVGLASAGHTRWGGALGVGWEYGFTPNWSFGIEYDHLWMGRDNAGFAGVVTPRGFILTGSGVSQDVDMVTLRLNYRFGGYGAPVAARY encoded by the coding sequence ATGAAAAAGCTTCTGATAGCCGCAGCCGGGATGATGGCCGTAGCTCTATCCGCCCCCGCGTCGGCGGCTGATCTGGCGGCCCGTCCCTACACCAAGGCGCCGCCCCCGGTGGTCGCGCCGATCTATGACTGGACGGGATTCTACATCGGTGCCAACGGAGGTTGGGGACAAAGCCACGGTTGTGTGGATTTCGTGACGCCCGCAGGGACAGTCGCAGGTGGTTGCGCCGATCGCTCCGGAGGCCTCGCGGGCGGACAGATCGGGTACCGCTGGCAAACGAATCAATTTGTGCTCGGCCTGGAAGCGCAGGGAGATTGGGCCGAAATCAAGAACACGCGCGTCAGTCTGATCGATCCATCGATTTCGACCACGGGCAAGATTGACGCCATCGGGCTCCTCACGGCGCAACTCGGTTGGGCGTGGAACGCCTCGCTGTTCTACGTGAAGGGCGGCGCCGCCGTGACGCGCAATCGATTCGATATATTCAACAACATCACCGGGGTCGGCCTGGCATCGGCAGGCCACACACGCTGGGGCGGCGCCCTCGGCGTTGGCTGGGAGTACGGCTTCACGCCCAACTGGTCGTTCGGTATCGAATACGACCATCTCTGGATGGGGCGTGATAATGCCGGCTTCGCAGGCGTGGTTACTCCTAGAGGGTTCATCCTCACCGGCAGCGGAGTCAGCCAAGATGTGGACATGGTCACGCTTCGGTTGAACTACCGCTTCGGTGGATACGGCGCACCGGTCGCGGCCAGATACTGA